In Sphingobacterium zeae, one genomic interval encodes:
- a CDS encoding uridine kinase family protein, with the protein MNNKPYVLGIAGSSGSGKTFFLNSFLKHFKPSEVTLISQDDYYIPANTKTQEENRLYNFDIPTSIDRQAFYKDIKALFNGETIHKEEYTFNNPALTPKILEIKPAPILIIEGLFIFYYTEINDLINHKIFLSADQDIALRRRLHRDLVERGYFEDDVMYKWVNHVLPSYNEYLLPYQDTCDQVIFNNTDEPEPIWEITNQISEELKLKLNLV; encoded by the coding sequence AACAAACCGTATGTCCTAGGAATTGCCGGTAGTAGTGGCTCTGGAAAGACTTTTTTCTTAAATAGTTTTTTAAAACATTTCAAGCCTAGTGAGGTCACCTTAATTTCCCAAGATGATTATTACATCCCTGCCAATACCAAAACTCAGGAGGAAAATAGGCTCTATAACTTCGATATTCCAACATCAATCGACAGACAAGCTTTTTATAAAGATATCAAAGCACTTTTTAATGGTGAGACAATCCATAAGGAAGAGTATACCTTTAACAATCCTGCCTTAACACCAAAAATTCTAGAGATTAAACCGGCTCCGATTTTAATTATCGAAGGCTTATTCATTTTCTATTACACAGAAATTAATGATTTAATCAATCATAAGATATTTTTAAGTGCCGATCAAGATATTGCATTGAGACGACGCCTACACCGCGATTTGGTTGAAAGGGGCTACTTTGAAGACGATGTGATGTACAAATGGGTGAACCATGTACTTCCATCTTACAACGAGTATCTATTACCCTATCAAGATACTTGCGATCAGGTAATATTCAATAATACCGATGAGCCAGAACCAATATGGGAGATCACCAATCAAATTTCTGAAGAGCTAAAGTTAAAGCTCAATTTGGTATAA